The following is a genomic window from Brevibacterium limosum.
AGGGTACGGACCTCGGTGACCGGGACGGTGCGGTGGAAGTGGAAGAGCAGCGCGGCACAGGCGATTGCCCGGTCGGCGGCGGTGGCGGACTGGTCGGCGAGCGCCCGGGTGCAGTGGTGGATGGCGGGGGCTGCGTTGTTGCGCAGCAGCGCCTCCGAGGTCGAGCTGTCCCAGAACTGGCGCAGTCGCGGTTCGGTGTAACCGGCACGGTAGAGGGTCTCGCCCAGGTGGGCCAACGGCTGATCAGTCACAGAAGAATCCTAACGACTGCGTCATAATTGACTCATGGCCTCCTCCGCTCTTCTCGACATCGTCACCGGTTTCGGTGCCCGGGATGAGCGGATCGTCCATGTCCGCGACATCCCGCAGCGCTTCGAACGGGACGCCGAGTGGCCGGACTGGATCGATGAGGAGCTCAAGCATGCGTGCCATTCCATCGGCGTCGACGCCCTGTGGCAGCACCAGCTCGAGGCGGCGCAGACGGCCAGGGACGGTTCCGACGTCGTCATCGCCACTCCCACCGCGTCGGGCAAATCGTTGGGGTTCTGGTTGCCGGTGCTCGAAGCGATCCAGTCGACTCGCGGAAAGCTGCGCAGCGCCTCGGCGATCTACATCGCTCCGACGAAGGCCCTGGCCGCCGATCAGCTGGCCAAACTCGAGAGGTTCGTCGTTCAGGGCATGCGTCCGGCCGGCTATGACGGCGACACCTCGCAGGTCTCGAAGGACTGGGCGAGGCGGCATGCGAACATCGTCTTCACCAACCCGGACATGCTCCACCGCAGCATTCTGCCCCAGCATGAGCGCTTCGCTCGGATGTTCAAGAATCTGCGTTTCATCGTCATCGACGAAGCCCACCGGTACCGCGGAGTCTTCGGGTCCCATGTCGCACTCATCCTCCGCCGACTGCTCCGCATCGCCGCCCACTACGGTGCGGCACCGGTGGTCATCGGTGCCTCGGCGACGATGGCAGACCCGGACGTGGCCTTCGCGAAGCTGACCGGGCGGCCCGCGCATGCGGTGACCGAGGATTCGTCCCCACGGGCGTCCGGCAGCTTCGCCCTGTGGGAGCCGCCGGTGTCTCCGGGTGGGGAGCGGCGCAGCGGTCTGGTCGAAGCCGCCGATGTCATCACCGATTCGATGTGCGCCGGCTTTCGATCGATCACGTTCATCGCCTCCCGCCGCGGCACCGAGGCGCTCGCGCAAACGGTCCGTGACCAGGTGGGACAGGTCGATGAGAGCCTGACGGGGAAGGTCGCCGCTTACCGGGGCGGGTATCTGGCCGAGGAGCGACGCATGCTCGAGACCGCTCTGCGCTCGGGTCAGCTGCTGGCTGTGGCATCGACGAATGCCCTGGAATTGGGCATCGACATCTCGGGCCTCGACCTCGTCATCATCTCCGGCTGGCCGGGAACTCTGGCATCTCTGTGGCAGCAGGCGGGACGGGCCGGGAGAGCCGGACAGCGGTGGATGGCTGTGTTCATCGCCCGTGATGATCCGCTCGACACGTTCGTCGTCCATCATCCCGAAGTCATCTTCGACTCCCCGGTCGACGCCGGCGTCATCCATCCGGGCAACCCGCATGTACTCTCCGGCCACCTGTGTGCGGCCGCCGCCGAGGTGCCTCTGAAGTCGGCCGACCTCGTGCACTTTCCGGACGATTCGCGTGAGGTCATCGACGACCTCGTGGAGCGAAGACTGCTGCGGGCACGACCGACCGGATGGTTCTGGGCCAAGGATCAGCCCGCGGCCGATCTCTCCGATATCCGCGGTTCCGGTGGCGGACAGTTCAGCCTGGTCGAAGCGAGCACCGGCACTCTGCTGGGCACGGTCGACGAATCAGGAGCCCATACGGGCGCCCACCCAGGAGCGGTGTATACGCATCAGGGCATCGATTTCACCGTCCTCGATCTCGACCTCGAGGACCGGATCGTCGCCGTCGAACGTGCCGAGGTCGACTACACGACTCAGCCGCGCTCGCAGACGGAGATCTCGATCGTCGACACGGAGGCCCAGCGGATTCTGCCCTCCGGGGCGACGGTGTGCAGCGGCACCGTCGACGTCAAGGACCAGGTCGTGGCCTACCGGATGCGGGCCAAGCGAGGTGGAGCGATCATCGCCGAACACGAACTCGACCTGCCGGAACGCACTCTGCGGACGAAGGCCGTGTGGTGGACGATCCCGCAGAGCGTCCTCGACGAAGCCGAGGTCGTCTCCGGTGACCTGCCCGGAGCCGTCCACGCCGCCGAACATGCTTCGATCGGCCTGCTGCCGCTCTTCGCCGGCTGTGACCGGTGGGATATCGGTGGTGTATCGACGGCGCTGCATGCCGACACCGGTCTGGCGACGGTGTTCGTCTATGACGGTCTGGCCGGTGGTGCCGGTTTCGCCGAACGCGGCAGTGAAGTCATCGAAGAGTGGTTGGGTGCGACCCGGGACGCCATTGCCGCATGCGAGTGCATCGACGGGTGTCCGTCGTGTGTGCAGTCGCCGAAGTGCGGCAACGGGAACGAACCCCTGGAGAAGGACGCGGCGCTGCGGCTGCTGCGCACCGTGCTCAGATAGCAGCCGTCCGGACGGCGGCCCGGGTTTCACTTCCCGGCGACGGCCTCCTCTCTGACCTTCGGCAGGGGCCCTGGGATGTCGACTTCGATGACGACATAGGCGGATTGTTCGCTCAGCGAGGCACGGCAGTCCTTGAGGTGACCGCCGTTGCGTTTCGCCACCTCCTCGGCAATCTCGCACGGTTCGCCGGTGGCCAGTCCGCGCACGGCGTCCGCAGCGGCGAGCGCCGCCAGGTCCGCGGCACTCTGCGCCCGACTGTGGGCGACGAAGGCTTGGCCGAGGGTGCCGATGGCGGTGACGAGGACGAGCACGATCGAGCACAGCCCCACGACGATGTTCGTCATGACGGCCCTGTCCGATCTCCCTCGAACCGGGCGGTGGCGTTCGCATCGACGGTGTCGAGGAAGAAGATCGCGGCAGGCAGTTCGATGGTGACGGTGACGACCGAATACCCGCCGTCGGCTCGGACTCGAACCGATGAGGAGTCACCTGCGTGCTTCTTCGCTTCGGACACGACTGCGGCTTGGGGCTCGCCGCGGACGATCTCCCGGGCCGCGGACCGGGCCGCGTCGAAGGCTCGCAGCTGTGAGAAGCCGACCGCGGCGGCTCCCGCGAGCAGCACGATGAGGAGCACGACGGCGGGCATGACGACGGCGAACTCTGCCGTTGCCGTCCCGGCGTCGCGGTCTCCGCCTCGCTGCCGCTGACGGGAGCGTCCGCATGCCATGGCGGTTCAGCTTCCCAATCCGAGCGCCGAGGAGATGACCCCGGTGATGAGTTCCTTGATCGGTTCGGATTTGAGGACGACGACGAGCAGTGCGGCGAATCCGCATGCCGCCAGTGTGGTGATCGCGTATTCGGCGGTGGTCGCTCCGGTGTCCGATTCCCAGAACTGTTCGATCGCACTGTGGTCGTCGACCGGTTCGATCTGCCCGGTCGGCGGGTCCTCGATCTCCGGGGACGGTGATGTGGTGGCCATGCTCTCCTCCTTGGCTGAAACCCCGTTCGCACTCTGCGAGCGGACCTTCAGCCTGGGAGTGAGCGCACTGTCGTGTCCAGGGTCGAGATCGGGCCTGTGGAAACGGGTTCTGCGTCCACAGGCTCACCGTGTGTGAGTGAAGGTGCCGTCCACAGGACACGGCGTGTGAGTCGGTGCCTCAGCTGTTGCTGGCCCAGTCGTCTCTGAGGATGGCCATGATCACTTCGTCGTGGCGGCGGCCGTTGAAGAACACGGCCTCACGACGACGACCTTCTTCGACGAACCCGGCTTTCGTATAAGAGGCGATCCCACGGGTGTTGAACGCCCAGGTCTGCAGCTCGATGCGGTTGAGTCCCAATTGGAGGAACCCGTACTTCACGGCCAGACGCACCGCGTCCGAACCATAGCCGCGGCCGTGGAATTCGGGGCCGAGGACGATGGCCAGAGTTGCGGACTGGTTGATGGGATTGCGTCCGTAGAGGGTGACATGGCCGACGAACTCTGCGGTTTCGGTCAGCTCGATGCTGAAGCCGACTGCTTCGCTCGAGGTGTTCGCGCTCCACTGGGAGAACTGCTCGGACACACCCCCTTCCGGCCGCGGCAGAACCGTGTGATTCTGCAGGACGACGATCGAGGGATCGAACCACCACTGTTCGAGGTAAGGCAGATCTTCCTCCCTCAACGGGCGCAGTCGCACGGAGCGGCCGACGAAGAGGTTCTCGGCGTAGTCCTCGGCTTGTTCGACATTGGACAGCTGGTTGAAGGGTGTGACCGGTGCCATGCGTCGAGCCTATCGGACGAGGCCGAACCCTGCAGGAGGCTTCAGAAGAACACGGTCGTGAGGTCGGAGAGCAGGGAGATGACGACCGGGACCACGGAGAGCAGCAGGAACGCCGGCAGGATGCACATGCCCAAGGGCAGCACCAGCTGGACGCCCAATGAGGCGGCGGCTTCCTGCCGACGCCTGCGGGAGGACGCCCGCAACTCCTCGGCCACGGACTCGATGAGGGGTGCCGGGCCGACACCGGTGTGTTCGGAGAATTCGAAGACCTCGAGCACCGGCAGCAGCCGGTCGTCGGCAGCGAGTCTGCGTCCTCCGATCGTCATCGCTCGAGCGATCCTCTGCAGGCCCGATCGGTCGTCGGTCGCCTCTGCGGTCAGGGTCAGAGCCACGGGGATCGGCAGCCCCGAGGTCAGGCAGATCGCCACGAGGTCGAGGTCGAAGGCCAGCTGATCATCGGCCACTGCCCCCGCCGCCGACGACCCCGGCGTCCCGGCCTCCGGGGCGGCCGCCTCGGTGCCGGTGGGGTCGGTCCCGGCCTCGCCGAGGAGGTTCTGCAGTCTCCCGCGGGTCGACCCGGACCACAGCAGTACGCCGAGTCCGACGCAGGCACCGATGAGCACGGGAAGCATCGTCACCTCTGTGCTCGCAGCATCATCGTCCGCATCCACCATCGGCCGGCCCCGTAAAGGAGGAGGCCGAGACCGATGCTCAGCTGTCCCGGCAGCCCGGTGATGAGTTCCAGTGGTCTGACTCCGATGAGCAGGCCGAGACCGACGCCGATGAGCGGCAGCCAGCTGAGCACTCGCACCGTCGACTTCGGTCCGGCCATGGCGATGCGGCGTTCGCGTTCGGCGTCGAGTGCATCTCTCTGAGCCGCGGCATAGCGCAGGATCATCTCCGCGGCGGGGGCTCCGGAGCGTTCGGACACCGTCCAGACGGCGGCCATTCCCGACAGCACGTGAGCGGCGGTCCCCGACAGTGTGCTGCTGCGGGTGGCGATGGCCCGTCCGGGTTCCTCACCCAACGAGATCGCACGTGAGATCGGGGCCAGTGCGTCATTGTGGCGGCTCAGCGTGGCCATCACCGCCTGCGGGGTCATCCCCACTTTGAGCAGGTGGGCGCAGTGCTCCACGGCGGCGATCGCCCACAGTCGTTCGGCTTGGTCATCGGTGGTGTGGCCGCCTCGGCGAAGGAAGGCGCGCATTCCCTTCCGCACCGGTTCGCCGCCCTCGGCACGGTGCAGGAGTTCACGCAGCCTGGCCCCCGGGTCCGAGGGTGCGGCGAGGATGATCCCGGCCGCGATGAGGGCGGCAGTGAGGACGATCATTGTGCGGACTTCTGCTCGAGCACGGCTTCGAACCTGGCCAGGGCACGGCGGTTGACGGTGCCCGTCGTCGAAGGTGACGGGCGGCCCCACACCGGTTCCATGACCACCCCCTCGGCTCCGGTCCTCGTCGGGATCGCCAGTTCGGTGATTCCTCGCTCGGAGCCGGTCCGGCGCAGGTGGATGACGAGGTCGATGGCAGTGGCGAACTGCGAATACACGGCGTCCGGGCTCATCTTCGCCAGCGCCCCGAGCGCGGCCACCCGGCTGGGTACGGCATCGGCGGTATTCGCGTGGATGGTCGCGCATCCGCCCTCATGACCGGTGTTGAGCGCGGTGAGCATGTCCCGGACCTCTGCGCCGCGGCATTCCCCGACGACGAGGCGGTCGGGCCGCATCCGCAGGGCGTTGCGCACGAGATCGGTCAGCGTCACTTCGCCGCCGCCTTCGACGTTGGCCTGGCGGGAGGCGAGCTGGACGGTGTGCGGGTGGGTGACGATGAGTTCGCGGGAGTCCTCGACGATGACGATGCGCTGGATCGGCTCGACCAGCGACAGCAGAGCGCCGAGGAGGACGGTCTTTCCCGTGCCCGTCCCGCCGGAGATGAGGATGTTCGCCCGCGAGGTGACTGCCTCGGCGATGAGGGGGCTGATCTCATCGGGGACGAAGCCTTCGGCGCAGAGTTGGGAGAACGGGAACCCGGAGCGTTTGGGCACGCGGAAGCTGATCGTCGTCGTCTCTCCGGAGATCGGAGGGACGATCGCGTTCATCCGCACCCCGTCGGGCAGGCGCACATCGACATAGGGGCTCGAATCGTCGAGGCGGCGCCCGCCGAGGGCGGCCAATCGCACCGCCAATGAACGCACCTCCTCTTCGGAGCCCAGTGACAGGTCGAGCAGCTGGGGTCCGTCGCCGGTGTCGGCGAAGATCTCACGGGGCCCGTTGACGAACACGTCCGTGGTGCCGGGCACCTCGAGCACGGACTGCAGGGGCCCGGCCCCGGACAGCTGCGCGGACAGCCGGGTGACGAGTTCGAGGAGGGCGGAGGAGCCGAGGACGCGTCCGGTGCGTTGGACCGCCTCGGCGACGGCGGCCGTGGTCACCGGTCCCGGTTTCTCGAGCAGCGTTTTGCGGACGTCGGCGACCAGCGAGGCGTCGAGCCATTCGCTCATTCCACCCACTCCCCCAGCAATCGGTCGACGAGGCGGCCGAGGTGCGCTCCTCCCGGTATGCCCTCTCCGCGGTCGACGGCGGCGGACAGTCCCCGGTCATCACGGATGCTCCCGGCCAGGCTCAGTCCGATTGAGTCGGCGAGGAGGTCGGCGTCGAGGCCGCCTGCCCCGGTTTCGCGGACGACGAGGCGCACATCAGGGTGGGCGTGGGAGAGGCGTTTGGCGACTTGGGAGGAAGCGACGGCGGACCGGACCCGGGCCGGTGAGACCAGGAGGACATGATGGCAGCGCCTGATCCACTGCGGTGGGGCGTGGCGGGGCAGGTCGACGATGACGAGGTCGAAGGCCTGACCGGCCGCGGCGAGGAAGTCGTCGAATACGTCCGGGTCGAGGTCGACGGTGTCGTCTCGACCCCACGACAGCAGGGCGAGTCCGTCGTGGCGGGGCAGCGCGTCGGCCAGGGTGGAGGGGCGCAGCTGTCCGCGGGAGGCGCTGAGGTCGGTCCATCGGGGCCCGGGCACCTGTTCGGCGCCGAGGACGAGGTCGAGTCCCCCGCCGAGCGGGTCGGCGTCGACGAGGACGGTGCTGTGATCGGCTCCGGCCCGTCGGGCGAGTGCGCATGCGAGCACAGAGGCGCCGGCCCCGCCGCATCCGGCGACGACGCCGACCGTGGTTCCGGGAGCTGTCGGCGGCTCGACGGCGGAGATCATCCGCCCGCTGAGCCATTCCGCGGCGGCGGGCAGCACGGCGAGCTGGTCGACGCCGAGGTGGGCGGCTTTCGCCCAGGTCGAGGAGGGTTCGTCATCATCGAGGACGACGAGGATCTTGTCTGCCCGGTCGGTGGCGGGGGCTTCGCGGACGTCCTCGCCGAGGAGGATGAGCGACGCGGACTGCCAGCCTCCGGAGTCGGGAGGCAGAACGGTGAGTGAGATGCCGATGCTTTCGGCCACTCGGGCGCATTCTTCGGTGATCGCGCCGAGGTCGGTGATGAGGGCTACCTGCATGCGCCGAGCCTGTTCCCGGCAGGCGGTCACCGGCCAGACCCGGGCACTGCCCTGTGGAGGGGACGACGAAGGGGCGCCCCCTGTGAGGTTGAGTCACAGGAGACGCCCCAAGCGGCAGTCTGCGGCCTCCGTCCAGGTCAGCCGTAGCGGGCTCACCGGCCGGTCACATGGCGTGGTGCCGGTGGGCTTTGGAACGGCCGGGTTCTGTCCACAGCGTTGGCGTGCGAGTGGATGCAGGCCGAATCAGCCGCGCTGGATTCCTTCGATATTGCGCAGAATACCCGTGGTGCTGCCGTCGGAGGCACGGACCTTGAACCAGGAGCCGTTGTCCTCGAGGCTGAGGTACCAGTCGCCGGGGTAGATCGTGAACACCGGCATTCCGGTGGTCTCGTCCACGGCTTCGCGCGGTTCGGGAACAGCGAACCAGAATGCCTGGATGATGGGGCGCCCGCCTTCCTGGTTCTGTTCCTGACCATTGTCCTGATCGGCGGTCCGGCCGTCGTTCTGCGCACCGTCGGGCCGGTTCTGTCCGGCATCGGCGGGCACCGGCTGGCTGTCGACGGCCGTCTGTGCCATGGTCTCGTCGTTCGATCGGCCTGCGCCCCCGTCGGTCTCCGGCTGGTTGGCGTAGTCGGCGACGGGAACGTACTGAGTCGGCTCCTCGCTTTCGGCAGCGGTGGTCCACTCCGCACGGGTGGCCGGCTCCATCACAGCGGTCGCCTGCTCCTCGTCATCCGCGGCCGCGTTGTCGCCGGCCGTGGGCTGGTCGTCGGCTGTGGACTCGTCGCCTGCCACGACCTGTCCGTCTGCCGGAGTGCTGACGACGGTGGCGTCGGTGGAGCGGACGTTCGCATCGTCGTTCGAACCCTGTGCAGCGGATCCATCCGTCGATGGCGAGGAGTCTGATGGCGAAGCGTTCGAACTCGCATCCTCGGGTGCGCCGCCTGCCGACGCCTGATCGACATCGGTTGAGCGCTTCGCGTCCGAGTCCGCACCGGTGTTCGCGCCTTCGACGGCGTTCGTGTCCGAGGACTTCGCATTGACCTTGGAGACCAGGTCGCTGCTCTCGGTCGGTGGCACGACCGTCGGGGCTTCGTCTTCCGTCGCCGAGGCGGCCGCGGCTTTGTCCGCAGACGCGTCCTCATTCGCCTCATCGTTCTGCGGAGCCGACGGGGTGCCGGTCGGTTCCGCGCCGGTGTCCGACTCGGGAGCGGCATGACGACCACGGCGACGTTCGGAGTCCGAGTGCGCAGCGGCGACACCGGCAGCCCCGGCGCCGATCACTCCGGCGCCAGCAGCGGCGGCCGCTGCACCTGACTTGTCGTCTGCTTCGGCGGACTGGGCGTCGGATTCAGCCGTTTGGGCATTCGACTCGGCGGGCCGGCCGTCGGTCGAGGTGGGCTGGTCGCCGAGCGCATCGGCTTGGGACCCGCCGGCTCCGACGCCGAATGCCTGAGTCGGTTCGCTCTGCGAATGCTGCGGGGCTTCGGAATCGCGACGGCCCAGATAGGTCTGTCCCTCACCGGTGCTGTGCACCGGTCCGTCAGCCGAGGGCTGGTCCGAGGTCTCGGCCTGGGGCACCGGTGAAGCTGCCTCCGCCGAAGTGCCGGCAGCGGCAGGCGCGGCGAAGGAGCCGGCCGAACGCCCGGCTGCCTGCTCCTCCGGCGGAGCGTAGGGGCTGGGCTGACCGAACTGCTCGGAAGGCTGACCCGGCTGTGCGGGCGCGCCGAACTGGTCCTGCTGACCCGGGCCGCCGAACTGACCCGGCTGACCGGGCTGTGCCGGTCCACCCGGCTGACCGAAATGTCCGGCATCCGGCTGACCGGGCTGTCCCGGTCCGCCCGGCTGACCGGGACCAGACTGACCCGCACCGGCCGAGCCATAGGGTGCGAAGCCGGGTGCACCGGTGCCCGGACCGCCGGCACCGGGCACATTCGCGACGGGTGCCGGATGAGGGGTGTGCTTGGTGACGGGGCGTGCCTTCGGATGGGTCTCGATGTCCTCGCGTCCGGCGAATTCCTTGGCGAAGAACGGCAGCATCGTGAACACTCCGGCAAAGAACGCGATGAGCGCGGCGAAGAACGTCAGGTAGGAGCCCACATGCCAGTAGACCGCCGAGGTGAGCAGGTCGATGAACCCATAGGTGAAGGCGATCGCAGAGAGCACGGAGATGAACTGGTCGAGGCT
Proteins encoded in this region:
- a CDS encoding DEAD/DEAH box helicase, with the protein product MASSALLDIVTGFGARDERIVHVRDIPQRFERDAEWPDWIDEELKHACHSIGVDALWQHQLEAAQTARDGSDVVIATPTASGKSLGFWLPVLEAIQSTRGKLRSASAIYIAPTKALAADQLAKLERFVVQGMRPAGYDGDTSQVSKDWARRHANIVFTNPDMLHRSILPQHERFARMFKNLRFIVIDEAHRYRGVFGSHVALILRRLLRIAAHYGAAPVVIGASATMADPDVAFAKLTGRPAHAVTEDSSPRASGSFALWEPPVSPGGERRSGLVEAADVITDSMCAGFRSITFIASRRGTEALAQTVRDQVGQVDESLTGKVAAYRGGYLAEERRMLETALRSGQLLAVASTNALELGIDISGLDLVIISGWPGTLASLWQQAGRAGRAGQRWMAVFIARDDPLDTFVVHHPEVIFDSPVDAGVIHPGNPHVLSGHLCAAAAEVPLKSADLVHFPDDSREVIDDLVERRLLRARPTGWFWAKDQPAADLSDIRGSGGGQFSLVEASTGTLLGTVDESGAHTGAHPGAVYTHQGIDFTVLDLDLEDRIVAVERAEVDYTTQPRSQTEISIVDTEAQRILPSGATVCSGTVDVKDQVVAYRMRAKRGGAIIAEHELDLPERTLRTKAVWWTIPQSVLDEAEVVSGDLPGAVHAAEHASIGLLPLFAGCDRWDIGGVSTALHADTGLATVFVYDGLAGGAGFAERGSEVIEEWLGATRDAIAACECIDGCPSCVQSPKCGNGNEPLEKDAALRLLRTVLR
- a CDS encoding Rv3654c family TadE-like protein, which encodes MTNIVVGLCSIVLVLVTAIGTLGQAFVAHSRAQSAADLAALAAADAVRGLATGEPCEIAEEVAKRNGGHLKDCRASLSEQSAYVVIEVDIPGPLPKVREEAVAGK
- a CDS encoding TadE family protein, encoding MACGRSRQRQRGGDRDAGTATAEFAVVMPAVVLLIVLLAGAAAVGFSQLRAFDAARSAAREIVRGEPQAAVVSEAKKHAGDSSSVRVRADGGYSVVTVTIELPAAIFFLDTVDANATARFEGDRTGPS
- a CDS encoding DUF4244 domain-containing protein translates to MATTSPSPEIEDPPTGQIEPVDDHSAIEQFWESDTGATTAEYAITTLAACGFAALLVVVLKSEPIKELITGVISSALGLGS
- a CDS encoding GNAT family N-acetyltransferase: MAPVTPFNQLSNVEQAEDYAENLFVGRSVRLRPLREEDLPYLEQWWFDPSIVVLQNHTVLPRPEGGVSEQFSQWSANTSSEAVGFSIELTETAEFVGHVTLYGRNPINQSATLAIVLGPEFHGRGYGSDAVRLAVKYGFLQLGLNRIELQTWAFNTRGIASYTKAGFVEEGRRREAVFFNGRRHDEVIMAILRDDWASNS
- a CDS encoding type II secretion system F family protein, whose protein sequence is MLPVLIGACVGLGVLLWSGSTRGRLQNLLGEAGTDPTGTEAAAPEAGTPGSSAAGAVADDQLAFDLDLVAICLTSGLPIPVALTLTAEATDDRSGLQRIARAMTIGGRRLAADDRLLPVLEVFEFSEHTGVGPAPLIESVAEELRASSRRRRQEAAASLGVQLVLPLGMCILPAFLLLSVVPVVISLLSDLTTVFF
- a CDS encoding type II secretion system F family protein, whose product is MIVLTAALIAAGIILAAPSDPGARLRELLHRAEGGEPVRKGMRAFLRRGGHTTDDQAERLWAIAAVEHCAHLLKVGMTPQAVMATLSRHNDALAPISRAISLGEEPGRAIATRSSTLSGTAAHVLSGMAAVWTVSERSGAPAAEMILRYAAAQRDALDAERERRIAMAGPKSTVRVLSWLPLIGVGLGLLIGVRPLELITGLPGQLSIGLGLLLYGAGRWWMRTMMLRAQR
- a CDS encoding TadA family conjugal transfer-associated ATPase, with product MSEWLDASLVADVRKTLLEKPGPVTTAAVAEAVQRTGRVLGSSALLELVTRLSAQLSGAGPLQSVLEVPGTTDVFVNGPREIFADTGDGPQLLDLSLGSEEEVRSLAVRLAALGGRRLDDSSPYVDVRLPDGVRMNAIVPPISGETTTISFRVPKRSGFPFSQLCAEGFVPDEISPLIAEAVTSRANILISGGTGTGKTVLLGALLSLVEPIQRIVIVEDSRELIVTHPHTVQLASRQANVEGGGEVTLTDLVRNALRMRPDRLVVGECRGAEVRDMLTALNTGHEGGCATIHANTADAVPSRVAALGALAKMSPDAVYSQFATAIDLVIHLRRTGSERGITELAIPTRTGAEGVVMEPVWGRPSPSTTGTVNRRALARFEAVLEQKSAQ
- the ssd gene encoding septum site-determining protein Ssd, translating into MQVALITDLGAITEECARVAESIGISLTVLPPDSGGWQSASLILLGEDVREAPATDRADKILVVLDDDEPSSTWAKAAHLGVDQLAVLPAAAEWLSGRMISAVEPPTAPGTTVGVVAGCGGAGASVLACALARRAGADHSTVLVDADPLGGGLDLVLGAEQVPGPRWTDLSASRGQLRPSTLADALPRHDGLALLSWGRDDTVDLDPDVFDDFLAAAGQAFDLVIVDLPRHAPPQWIRRCHHVLLVSPARVRSAVASSQVAKRLSHAHPDVRLVVRETGAGGLDADLLADSIGLSLAGSIRDDRGLSAAVDRGEGIPGGAHLGRLVDRLLGEWVE